The sequence below is a genomic window from Schistocerca gregaria isolate iqSchGreg1 chromosome 5, iqSchGreg1.2, whole genome shotgun sequence.
GCATCCCATTTTGACAATATAATGGCATcattcagttcaaaatggttcaaatggctctgagcactatgggacttaacatatatgatcatcagtcccctagaacttgggactacttaaacctaactaacgaggcagagaaaatccctgaccccgccgggaatcgaacccgagaacgctaccgcacgaccacgaggtgcggacagcATTCAGTTCcagttagccgtgtggtctaggacgccatgccacggttcgcgtggctgcccccgtcggaggttcgagtcctcccttgggcattggtagtgtgtgtgtgttgtgcttagcgtaatttagtttaagttaggttaagtagtgtttatgcctagggaccgatgacctcagcagtttggtcccatagaacttaccacaaaattccaatttCAATTCCAGTTTGATGGATGAagagaaattatgagaaaaatttaaAGGGATTATAAATCGTGCTCTGGAGAATTTTTCCGTGTAGTGGATTTAGGATGGAAAAGTCCCACTGTGGTTCACCAACGAGattcgaaaaatgctgaggaagcgaAGGCCGTTGCACTCTCACTTCAGAATGACTACATGCTaatgccgtcggcacacggactgtgCTTTCGAATATTGAGCGAGCGTGCCGAGTCGTTGGACACTCTTTCTAAACATGCAGTGCAATATCTAGCGTGAAACTTcccgtcagattaaaactgtgtgccggaccgagactcgaattcgggaccttcgcctttcgcaggcaagtgctgtaccatctgagctacccaagcacgactcacgacatctcctcacagctttaatttcgccagtaccttgtctcctaccttccaatcttcacagagAAGTAGGTAGGAAAAGAAGTACTAGCGgaattaaacctgtgaggacgCTTCGTGAATAGTGCTTGGGTAGCttccatggtagagcacttgcccgtgaaatccaaacgtcccgagttcgaatctcggtccgacacacagttttaatatggcaggaaatttcatatcagcccacactccgctacagagtgaaaatttcgttctggaatatCTAGCTTGTCAGATATTCTGTACATGAGTCTGAATTTTGACCAGTGGCATGGCAGAACACCACCTACATCACATGCACGTCACCTACCTTCAGTACAGAGTGGCTAGGTGCCATGTTGGAGATTAGATTagcttcagtttttgttccatagacccaaaaatgagatgattctcgtgggtatggaacatgtcagaaagtgctaaataaaaaacataaattttttttataatattcaCTACCCGGATCGTTTGTCAGGAgactgtcaaaataggtgaatacattacagtaaactgggacTGCTAATAttaacagaattaatacactgtcagaacgaAACACAGTAATGCACTTTTAGTaagtttatcatacacaaaatatataATCTTGACTGTTGAAAGCAAGTGCTGTCAAAGCTGAAATcttacagacatttttacttaagctggtctaacagtccctgttaaaatATTCGTCTATAGAATAGAAGGAGCTccgtatcaaaaagtctttcaaacactgtAAACAAGTTTGCAACACTATAAGCACATGTtaccatttatttttagagctatctttccctttccctttctggcTCCTCCTGTTTCTGTTTTCACTATATCCCACGCAGTTTTTAATTTGTTGCcacatgtaattatctttttctcataatgaagcttctggattacttgcttcaatattttgcagtaatctttgtaatgcattacgATGCTAACATCAGAGCGGTTTTgccccacatgatatctttattccttgtgtaattcaTAGTTCATTTCTGGACCGCTGTTTGATTTGAGTTACTTTTCAAAGAGGAACtaactttattttgtattttccatttgagtcagaagtattgtaaactccCATACAGTTCATAACTTTGAGCAATTTCATCCGGTACTCAGTTTTAATAGATTTTTTACCGTGAGATATAAAGATGCTGTATGTCATGATCCAAtaacccatttactattggttttgtgatatgactttttttccctagatttgtcttcAACAAAGATACTATCAACAGCAGTCTCAGAACATTTACATACCCTAGTTGAAAACTTCACAGTATGAATTAAATTCAACGAGAGTGTTAATGATTGCAATAATTATTCACTGACATTGcttttaaataaatccacattaaaatcaccagcagccaccattcttttcttttctgcgACATGGGGAAACAAAGCTTCCAGATATTTTATGAAGAGTTTAAAGTTTCCTGAAGGCACTCTGTACAAACTTACTATTGTAAAGGACTTAtaatgaaatactacttctgtagCACAAGCTtcttaatatcaatattcttgaaatcacaacagtttctgacaaatgcgGCAATtcccctttctccatattttctctacagaagctagaagctaacttgaatcctgtaacatttaacaaatCTATCCAGTGGTCACATTATGTTCAGAGATGCAGATTATAACAACTGGTTTGCTCAACACTGATTCTGCAAcagaaataagcaactcattaagcctACCCCTTAGTCCTCGGATATTCTGAACCAATAAGGATAACTGAATTTTTGCATTGGCTGAATTACAACTTGATGAACCTAATTTTTCGGTCTTTCAGTTGAAACCCATATGTGCATACGccttttctgagcaccagaaaattgagcatCTCTCGAAAAGCCGACGTTAATTGTAGGATTCGTTGTGACAAGATCACGagacacgtcatgttcgtggttgaAGAAGTATTGTAACTCGCGCATTATGAGTGTGTGCCGTTTGTTGGCAACGGCACATTGAGGATCCATCAAAACCGCATTCTTCTTGGTATAATTTatcataattaaatttcagtttgtaaCGTAGCTACGATTAAAACTTTCAGGAGATGTAAGATGCTAGGTATAGTTGGCAAATACCGACGGTCGATATAGAGCAGTGAGTAGTGACACAGACTAAGTAGGTAGAGTTGGGAATCGCGTCCTACTACgttcatttctgttttttttagtATTCTTCGCGTTCCTAATAAGTTTCGacattttcttattattttaatataaacatatgtttcttcgattggcttaatctacatgaCAGCTTGTAATAAGATATTTTGCCCTTTcctcttttaaattttgtatttcatgcgTCGTAAAGATTCTGCTACAGATTAGGAGCAATGAtcaagtgagaatgatgaaataatttttacctcGTGTGAAGAACCATTGTAAATGAGTATCGCGCTCTTAGTAGTGGAACCTTTATAAACTGATATCCTTAtcgactggacatggtactttcctttttgccttacaaCATGTTCAGATATTGCAGattttgaaactccctggcagattaaaactgttaaattaaatagtgtgtaagcctagggaccgataaccacagcagtttgctcccatagaacttaccacaaatttccaatttcaattTCAATTTGATGGATGTAGAGAAATCACGAGAAAAATTTAAAGGGATTATAAATCGTTCTGTGGAGAATTATGTTTCGTATAATGGATTAACGACGGAAAAGTCCCACTGCGGTTTAACAGCGAAACTCGAAAAatgctgtcagattaaaactgtgtgccggaccgagactctgactcaggacctttgcctttcgcggacaattgctctgccatctgagctacccaagcacgactcacgccccgttctcacaactttacttctgccagtacctcgtctcctaccttcttttACTTACGGATAGCACAGACAGAACAACCTGattagcatatggacaagggaggaaatgtacGTTTCAATAGAGCTAATGTAGAAATTTCACGTTCGTTCATTTCGCACACAGTGCTGTTCACGAGCCAGGTACAGCGGACAACTGACGCTGGAGCGCGTGCGATCGCGTACCACGTTGGGgatcacgtaccgtgtgcacaagtcgcaccgTTTCTGAGCGttcgccgcgcgaggtagccgagcggtcttgggctccttgtcacggtccgcgtggctccccccatcggaggttcgagtcctcactcgggcatgtgtgtgtgtgttgtccttagcgtaagttactttaagttagattagttagtgtgtaagcttagggactgatgacctcagcagtttggtcccaaaagaccttaccacaaatttccaaagtttctgagcgttcagcagcacgttgaactcggcacgctcaacattGGCGTTGAAAAGCATGGTCCATGTGCCTACAGTTTcgagcatacaactaccaccgtcacaccatcGCAAAAGATCAGGCCGAGGACCTGAGGAAATTCTGGTgctacgtaaaatcactaagcgggtctaaggcttctaaCCGGTCACTTGCTGACCAGTTGCGAAGGCAGTAGaacacagcaaaaggaaagctgaagattTAACTTTCACCGTTAACAAACCGTTCATGCGGGTGAATCGAAGAAACGTACCATCGTTTGACCATCGTATAGACTCCCGTATGGAAGACGCAGTAATAGGCGTCCCTGGCGTAGGTGAAAACATATGAGTcgtcaggtccggatggaatcccagtttggctTTACAAAGACTACGCTAAGGCACTGACGTCTTACTTCGCTTGCATTTAACGTGAATCTCTCGCCGAGGGAGAAGTCCAAAAGGGCTGGAAAAAGGGCCAGGTGACTCCAGTAATGAGAAGGATAAAAGAATAGGTCCACTAAATTGCAGACTAATgtcggtctgctgcagaattcttgaccatattctcagttggaatataacAACTTTTCTTGAGATGGAAAAGCTTCCGTCCGCAAATAggaacggttttagaaagcatcgttcgtgcaaaactcggcttgccctctttgttgatgatgatgtagtgtacgggaaggtgtcagcgTTGAATAACTGTAAAAGGACACAAGacaattttaacaaaatttctagctggtgtggtGAATGGCGGCTAACTCTATGGAAAGAGCATGTAACGACGGTAGAATGGAAGGTGAATGGTAGACTcccgtttgttgggagaattttaggaaggtgtggttcatctgtaaaggagaccacctataggacactagtgcaacccattgttgagtactcttCGAGTGTCTGGGTTccgcaccaggtcgaattaaagtaTTAcgtaaatgcttcgggaactcatacAGGAACCCCTGGAAGAAAGAGGACGTTCTTTTCGATGAACACTATCGAGAAAACTTACAAAACTGGAGTTTTATGCTGACTGTAGAACAATTCTACTTCTGCCAACGAACATTTTGCGTACGAAtcacgaagataagaaagaagaaataaggGTTCGTACGGAGgtacagccgtttttccctcgctctgtttacgagtgtaacaggaaaggaaatgtctagtattgggtaccctccgccacgcatcgtacggtggcttgcggtgtgtgaatataaatgtagatgaagatgtagctaAAGTTTAATTACACAATACTTCGCGTCTTCCGTGAACGGTTTCTTATAGACAAATAAATGCGGAACGCCTTGTATCGGTGCCTCGTGACAAAACATTGAGGTTGAATGGTCTCCCACTCTGTATTGCAGGATAGCCGGCGATCTGTGGTAGATCTGACGGCAGTATGCGATACTGGTGCAGCCACGGCTGTTATGCAACACAGCGTTCCGAGGAGCTTCTGGAACATGGGACTTCAGAACAGACGATCCGTAAATGTTCCCACGTTTACCGAACTGCGTCCTCAGTTACGAGCGAACTGGCACGGGATCTTCAAGCTTGGACCGTGTATCAGTGGGAATGTGTCACCAAGTTGCATTTAGCCGCATTTCTCCATGCACCAGGATGCTGGTCGTGTCCATATACGCGTCGATGGATACTGCTATCCGAAACATGTATCGCGATAAAGACGTTGTCCAGTAGATGCAGTATTATGCAATGCGGACATTCACATGGACATTCTATGGGACCTCGAGAATGAATCGAGGGCACCATGATGTCTGTGGATTATTGGAACATTGTTGGGCACCTCCTGCACATTTTCATGCTTGATGCCCTTCCCAAGCGGCGATAGCATCTTCTGGCTGGATAACTGTTAGAATTAAAGGACTGAATCGTTTCTAACGGTTAGGATAGGATGACAGTAAACTCACCCTGATTTCTGGGCCACCAGAACCACCTGAACTGAACATATGGATCGGTATAAGACATCAGCTCCACACCCAAAAACCCATGACTCATAATTTACAATATTTGTTTGGTCATTGAGtagatacctggtgaaacattCATCCAGAAATCAACTAAGGAATTGTCGAATCCAAGCCAACTACGttctaagacaaaaaaacgacgcacaacgaaggaattatccgaatgtgacggaaatcgACGGATGTGATGTCTatatacagaaaaataaatgataagGAATCAGAAACAATGTCTGATTCATCCGAGAGAAAGAGCttaagaaattgagcaagtcaacaacacgttggtccgcctctggcccttatacaaacagttattcggtttggcattgattgatagagatgTTGAACGTATTCCTGACGGCTACAGTGCTAAATGCTGTCCAATTGACAAGTACCGAGCTTGTAGGCCACTGCTCATAatcctccaaactttctcaattatggaggaATCCGACAACGTTGCtgtccaaggcaggatttggcGGGCATGAAGAAAAGAAGCACAAACTctcccagtgaacgtgcgggcattgttgttgttgtggtggtcttcagtgttgaggctggtttggtgcaactctccatgctactctaccctgtgcaagcttcttcatctcccagtacctactgcaacctacatctttatgAATCTGCcttgtgtactcatctcttggtctccctctacgatttttacgctccacgcagccctccaataccaaataggtgatcccttgatgcctcagagcatgtcctgccaaccgatccattcttctagtcaagttgtgccacaaacttctcttctccccaattctattcaacacctcctcattaggtatgttatctacccatctaatcttcagcattcttctgtagcgtcataTTTcgtaagcttctcttctcttcttgtccaaactatttatcgtccacgtttcacttccatacatggccacactccatagaaatactttcagaaacgacttcctcttaCATCTACacacgatgttaataaatttctcttcttcagaaacgctttccttgccatttccagtctacattttatatcgtctctactttgaccgtcatcagttattttgctccccaaatagcaaaactcctttactactttaagtgtctcgtttcctaatctaattccctcagcatcacccgacttaattcgactacaatccattatcctcgttttgcttttgttgatgttcatcttatatccttctttaagacactgtccattccgttcaactgctcttccaagtcctttgctgtctctgacagaattacagtgtcatcggtggacctcaaagtttttattcctactccgaatttttctttcgtttcctttcctgcttgctcaatatacagattgaataacatcgaggataggctacaaccctgtctcactcccttcccaacaactgcttccctttcatgtccctcgactcttataactgccatctggtttctgtacaaattgtaaataccctttctctccctatattttatccctgccaccttcagaatttcaaagagaatattccactggacattgccaaaagctttctctaagtctacaaatgctagaaacgtaggtttgcctttccttaatctttcttctaagataagtcgtagggtcagtattgcctcacgtgttccaaaatttctacggaatccaaactgatcttccccgaggtcggcttctaccagtttttccatccgtctgtaaagaattcgtgctagtattttgcagccgtggcttattaaactgatagttcggtaattttcacatctgtcacctgctttctttgtgattggaattattataagcattatcttgctgaaatgtaagtgcaggatggattgccatgaagggtaacaaagcgTACGGCAGaagatcgtcgacgtaccactgtgccgtAAGGGTTccgaggatgacaaccaaagatgtcatgctatgaaatgaagtgacaATCAGACCATCACCCTTCAGTGAAGCGCCATATGGCTGGCGACAGTCAGTTGGtaccccaccactgtctggggcatctcaAGACATGACTTCGGCCTGAGATCGCATTTGGCTGTAGTATAAGTGTCATCAGTAATTAATTTCGCTTAGAACTGAGCCTCGATGTACAGtaaagacgtttctggagacgccatagagagtggtgggataccaagctgactgtcgccccccatacggtccgacaaccagaagtgatgctcTGCCgtgcaatttcatttcatagcaaaacCCTTACGGTTGTCATCAGCTgcatccttacaacacagcggtacgtagacgatattctgcgcTCCGTTCTGTTGCCATTTATGGCAAGCCAATTTGGGCTTACATTCCGGCTAGATGTTGCTGTTTGTTTTCGTACTTGCCAaactcttgccggccgcggtggtctcgcggttctaggcgcgcagtccggaaccgtgcgactgctacggtgacaggttcgaatcctgcctcgggcatggatgtgtgtgatatccttaggttagttaggtttaagtagttctaagttctaggggactaatgaccacagcagttgagtcccatagtgctcagagccatttgaaccatttgaacttgccaaACTCTACCATTGCTAGCAGGATCGCCACATCTCTGACCAATTCTGAATGGTTGGTGCATTACGCTCAGGGCCTTCCAACGAGCTCAGAATTTTGATGATTTAATACGCcagttggacggaatttggcacgttctctctcaggaggatatccaacaactctatcagttaaCGCCAAGCCGAATATCTTCTTGTGAGCCAGACGTGGACCAGCAGGCTATAATTTACTTATATTGTGAAGTTCTTTATACTGAAGAAAGccccattaggataattccttgGTGATGAGCCGGTTTTTTTCTTCCTTAGAGTGTAGATCGCTACTACAGTACCTTACAAATATCGACCACCACGATGTTGTTTGgtcatattttggctcatcagcaaGTATCTCGTATCGTATACAGATTGATTTTGCGCGGAACTACACTCCCTGAGAGGTAATGACTTAAAGTTAACTCTGACTCttctgaaatttcctggtagattaaaacagtgtggcggaccgagactcgaactcgagtcctttgcctttcgcgggcaagtgctctaccaactgagctaccccgacccatgacctgtcctcacagcttcaattctgcatgtacctcgtttcctaccttccaaacttcacagaagatcttccACGaatcttgcagaacaagcactcccggAAGTAAGGTTATTGCCGAAACAGGTTaatatctcccaggaagtttcatatcagcgcacactccgctggaaagtgaaaatctcattctggaaacgtcccctagactgtgggtaagccatgtctccgcaacattctTTCTTCCGgtagagctagttctgcaaggttcgcagaagagcttctatgaagtttggatatCTCCGaaaatgtctttttaaaattggTTGCACAACATTTTCCTTAAAACCACGGGAAATAGTTATTGTTTCCTGAACTTCCTTCTCATCAAGTTTTCCCTCCAGCCTCTGATGCATAACATCCTCTGCTTCCCTGCGCAGCTGCAGTGCATGTTGTGCTATTTCATCACTGGCAAGATTTGAGGTCATCacaaatactgcatttttacattcaaTTGTTTTTCCTTTCCCATCTGTCAATCTACCCTCATCAAACAACTGCAGAAGAACAGTGAGGACATCAGGATGAGCTTTATCTACTTCATCAAAAAGGACAACAGCATTTGGACACTGTTTAAGTCTTTTTGTAAGCTGACCTCCATCATCATGACCAATATAACCTGGTGGAGCACCAATTAGCTTTGCAACCTCATGTTTTTCTTGATACTCTGACATATCTAGACGAATAAACCCTCCTGGTTTCCCACGATGCAGGTATGTTGCAAGCTGCTTGGCTAATTCAGTTTTGCCAATTCCAGAGGAGGCAAGAAAGAGAAACACTAGTGGATGTTCTTCATCAGCCCAACCATTCTCTTTCCGGCGAATAGCTGATGCAGTTGCATAGCACCTTCTTGGCCAACTATATGTTCCTTTAGACGCTGCTCTAAAGGGAACTTACGGCGTTCCTCGGCCTCTTTcttcctctgtatctcctcccaCTTGGCAGCATGTGTCTCGAGGACATTGCGAATCTGCTGTGTACGAGCATAGTACTGGCTGAACTGAAGCTGTgacgatggggcgtgagtcgtgcttgggtacctcagtggtagagcacttgtccgcgaaaggcaaaggtccggagttcgagtctcggtccggcacacagttttaatctgccaggaagtttcatatcagcgcacactctacggcagagtgaaaatatcattcttactCTTCTGTTTCTCCCTCTGCGTTTATTGGCCAAACACTCCATgagtggccggccattgtggccgagcagttctaggcgcttcagtctggaactgcgcgaccgctacggtcgcgggttcgaatcctgtcttgggcatagatgtgtgtgatgtccttaggttagttagattttggtagttctaagttaaaggggactgatgacctgagacgtttggtcctatggtgctcagagccatttgaaccagtttttcttCACTCCATGAGTGACGTTCTTGGGGTAGGAGTATAGTGACACAATAACGTTGATCGCTGAGTGTATCATGTTCACAAATATGGAGGTCGGTACGTCCATGCAATACTGTACCTCCCCATACCACACCACCTGGAACACTAACACGATCATGTTCGAGAATATTCGTggctacgtgttcccacctctccccATATGAGAGAATGTCTGGGATCACTGCTCAGAATCAGACTGAATCTGCACTCACCTGAAAAGAGCGTACGACCGCATTCCTCATTTGTTCAGTCCCTATGTTCTTGGGACCATGGTACTGCCGATATCCGCGCATCAACAGAGCTTGTGTTCTTGCGTACTGGTTGTCGGGAAAAGATACCACCCTTGCGCAGTCACCGTGCTACTGTGAAGTAGGTCTGTCGCTGAAATATCGATGTATAgattaaatatttgaaatttttctgtGAAATTGTAGTATaacaattttactttcactataCGATGGAGTCTTATTACGTTGTGAGCTTTCATCGCGTTCACTCTTCCTCTTCCATCGGATtcattttattgtgccacttacatgtagttaccattgttagcaagtatagatggcacaaagaagaattCAGATTGCGCTAGGGGGTGGCAATTTAAATGGAATAAGAAGATaggcgatgtgaagaaatagcacaccaattGCCTTAAAAAAACATTTGTAACGCATCTAGTGAGCTATTTCTCCACATCAGCGTTCCccaaaaaacagttgctgaaactgatggacaaaaatctaaatgacaagattggtctttgcggtgggcagagAGGTGTGAGGGGATATGCTGACGGAGTCGGCgctcggcactaccaacagaaactgcaacccttaacttcaccacgcaattttgacactgcgACTATTAGTTCGCTGCCGTTTGCGAAAATGAACAAACAGGGAAGTCGCCATGAAATGTTCCGAACAAATTTGATATGTGTCGGAACCAAATGACTGATCCATCGGAtacattttattgtgccacttacatgcagttaccattgtcagTAAAGTGCAGGCATGAACGTGCAATGTTTCCCTTTCACTTCTTGCTATAAGGGATATAAGAACGCTGCTACCTTGTTGATGTACACAATATCTAACAATGAAtctatacttaaatatacagctgtaAACCTGGTAGTATATTTACAATTTGCTGTCGATATTTTAAATGGCCGCTACGTCGATATTATTTCGATTTATGTACATGTACGTCGATTTTCTTCCATATATCGACCGCCTGTTGTAACTCTTCCAAATATCGATATATCAGGTCACcgatatattaaaaaatattgaaagacCTGTAGGGTAAGATTTCATGCTTTGCAGTAGTGTTCAACGTGGTTCCAATAGCATGCGCTGTTTTAATGGGTCCTTTTTTTCCTGCTGCGCAATGTAGCATCTGGACCGTAGTTGACCatggtcgaccacctc
It includes:
- the LOC126273262 gene encoding LOW QUALITY PROTEIN: caseinolytic peptidase B protein homolog (The sequence of the model RefSeq protein was modified relative to this genomic sequence to represent the inferred CDS: inserted 1 base in 1 codon) gives rise to the protein MPAKQYYARTQQIRNVLETHAAKWEEIQRKKEAEERRKFPLEQRLKEHIVGQEGAMXTASAIRRKENGWADEEHPLVFLFLASSGIGKTELAKQLATYLHRGKPGGFIRLDMSEYQEKHEVAKLIGAPPGYIGHDDGGQLTKRLKQCPNAVVLFDEVDKAHPDVLTVLLQLFDEGRLTDGKGKTIECKNAVFVMTSNLASDEIAQHALQLRREAEDVMHQRLEGKLDEKEVQETITISRGFKENVVQPILKRHFRRYPNFIEALLSCQECLREV